Genomic window (Deltaproteobacteria bacterium):
GCAGCCGCTCCAGCAACGTGCGGAACGCGCTCTTCACGTGCTCGAGATCGCGATAGATGTCGGCGTGATCGAACTCGATCGCGTTGATCAGCAGCGCGTCCGGGTCGTAGTGGAGGAACTTCGGCCCCTTGTCGAAGAAGGCGGTGTCGTACTCGTCGCCCTCGGCGACGAACCACGGACCCGCGCCGAGGCGGAAGTTCTGCGGAAAGTTCCGGCTCGCGCCGCCGACCATGAAGCTCGGATCGCCGCCCGTCTCGTGCAGCACCCAGGCGAGCATCGCGCTCGTGGTCGTCTTGCCGTGCGTGCCGACCACGACCGCGCGCCGACGCTCGCGCATGAAGAAGCGCATCAACGCCTCGGGCAGCGAGCAGTACGGGATACCGGACGCGAGGAGCGCCTCGACCTCGGGATTGCCGCGCGACATCGCGTTGCCGACGACGACGACGTCCGGACGCGGCTCCAGATTCTCGGCGCGATAGCCCTCGCGTACCGGGATGCCGAGCTGCGCGAGCACGTCGCTCATCGGCGGGTAGACCGCCTGGTCGGACCCGGTGACCTCGTACCCGGCGGCGCGGAACATTCCGGCGAGTGAGGCCATCCCGACGCCGGCGATGGCGATCAGGTGTACGCGCCGCGGCGAGGCGGGCACGTCAGGACGCGGTGACGGCGCGGACGACGAGATCATGAATGAGCGGGCGAAATTCGCGAATGAGGTCGTTGTCGCGCGTCGGATGGACGCGATTCGATAGGACGATCACGTGCAGGTGTCGGTCGAGGTCCATCCAGAGCGAGGTGCCGGTGAACCCGACGTGGCCGACCGCGTTCCGCGAGAGCTCCGCGCCAGCCGTGGATCCCTTGAGCGAGGGAGTGTCCCAGCCGAGCGCCCAGGTCGATGAGCCGATGGGATCGTCCCGGCGCCAGAACTCGCTCACGATGCTCGAGGGCAGGAATACGTTCTGCCCGAGCCACGACTCGCGGAGCGTCGTCGCGAGCCGATCGAGGTCGCGCGCGCACGAAAAGAGCCCGGAATGCCCCGCGACTCCGCCCATCGCGTACGCGTTGTCGTCGTGCACCTCGCCGCAGAGGACGCGTTTGCGCCAGGGGCAGCGCTCGGTCGGCGCGATCATGTCGACGATCGGTTCGAGACGGCGCGTCCGCAGGAGCGCCAGGTCGATGAACGACGACGAGCGCAGGCCGAGCGGCCTGAAGATCTTCTCGCGGCAGAAACGATCGAGCGTGAGCCCGCTCACCTGCTCGATCGCGGCGCCGAGCAGCATGAAGCCGAGGTCGCTGTAGAGGGTGCGCGCACCGGCCGGAGCCTCCGGCTTCTCGCGCTGGATGGCCTCGTACACCCATTCCTTGGCGCCGCGGCTCGCCGTGAAGTTGATGCGCCCCTCGCGCTCGATCTTGACGATATCGCGATAGTAGGGCCGCCACTCGGGAAGGCCGGAAGTCTGCGCCAGCAGGTGTCGGAACGTCACGTGCGCCTTTCCGTGCACGCCGAAGTTGTGGAAGAAGCGCGTCAC
Coding sequences:
- a CDS encoding beta-lactamase family protein; amino-acid sequence: MNFAPVEQAMDAAVARGVFPGVVVLVNAGGRVVFVRAAGRRTLEPGDTSPMCEDTIFDVASLTKPLATTTAMMLCVRDRRIGLDDRVTRFFHNFGVHGKAHVTFRHLLAQTSGLPEWRPYYRDIVKIEREGRINFTASRGAKEWVYEAIQREKPEAPAGARTLYSDLGFMLLGAAIEQVSGLTLDRFCREKIFRPLGLRSSSFIDLALLRTRRLEPIVDMIAPTERCPWRKRVLCGEVHDDNAYAMGGVAGHSGLFSCARDLDRLATTLRESWLGQNVFLPSSIVSEFWRRDDPIGSSTWALGWDTPSLKGSTAGAELSRNAVGHVGFTGTSLWMDLDRHLHVIVLSNRVHPTRDNDLIREFRPLIHDLVVRAVTAS